A region from the Solibacillus sp. FSL H8-0523 genome encodes:
- a CDS encoding MFS transporter: MWRNRNVWIVLIGEFIVGLGLWAGIIGNLAFMTEFVASDFHKSVILAIGMLAGVIVAPLAGRIIDATSKKKVLIGSSIGRIFTVFVMFAAIMFDSVLLMIVFLVLLQIAAAFFMPAIQSVVPKIVDKKDLLSLNGWHMNARTLSRIVGAAAAGLFVAYFDLIWLYVVSLIMYILVLATLFFLQIDEDVVERTSKEKESGSFREVLPVLKQYPVVLVTLVLIVVPILFLGSFNLMIMKIAQMHDSTSISGLLYTVEGVGFMLGAIAVKQLGLRMKTGTMLFSLALLIGGLQSLLFFSTIEIMNVIIFASFGFTVGCFFPTTMTIFQKQMPAEYHGRFFAFRNMIDQTLFQVVLLSTGALLDWVGLPITGLVFGLFSLALTIFFMLYLKTKKYSLTFD, translated from the coding sequence ATGTGGCGTAATCGAAATGTATGGATTGTGCTGATCGGTGAATTCATCGTAGGGCTGGGTCTGTGGGCCGGCATTATCGGAAATTTAGCGTTCATGACGGAGTTTGTTGCCTCTGACTTTCATAAATCGGTCATTTTAGCGATTGGGATGCTTGCTGGTGTAATTGTCGCACCGTTAGCTGGGCGAATTATCGATGCAACAAGTAAAAAGAAAGTATTAATTGGTTCATCAATTGGCCGCATTTTCACGGTATTTGTGATGTTTGCAGCGATTATGTTTGATTCCGTACTGCTCATGATTGTCTTTTTAGTACTATTACAAATCGCAGCGGCATTTTTTATGCCGGCTATTCAATCAGTTGTGCCAAAAATCGTCGACAAAAAAGATTTACTTTCATTAAATGGTTGGCATATGAATGCGCGGACATTATCTCGTATTGTTGGTGCGGCGGCGGCTGGATTATTCGTAGCGTATTTTGATTTAATTTGGCTATATGTCGTTTCACTCATCATGTACATACTCGTGTTAGCGACGTTATTCTTCTTACAAATTGATGAAGACGTTGTGGAACGTACATCAAAAGAGAAGGAAAGTGGCAGTTTCAGAGAAGTGTTACCTGTCTTAAAGCAATATCCAGTTGTACTTGTAACACTTGTATTAATTGTTGTACCGATTTTATTTTTAGGATCGTTTAATTTAATGATTATGAAAATCGCACAAATGCATGATTCTACGAGTATTTCAGGATTGTTGTATACAGTAGAAGGTGTTGGCTTTATGCTTGGGGCAATTGCAGTAAAACAGTTAGGCTTACGCATGAAAACCGGGACGATGCTGTTTAGCTTGGCTCTGTTGATCGGTGGCTTGCAGTCGCTGTTATTTTTCTCGACTATCGAAATCATGAACGTGATTATTTTTGCTTCGTTTGGTTTTACGGTGGGCTGTTTCTTCCCAACAACGATGACGATTTTCCAAAAGCAAATGCCAGCTGAGTACCACGGGCGCTTCTTTGCCTTCCGTAATATGATCGACCAAACATTGTTTCAAGTGGTGCTGTTATCGACAGGTGCATTACTCGATTGGGTGGGGTTACCGATTACAGGCTTAGTATTTGGGTTATTTAGTTTAGCGCTGACGATTTTCTTTATGCTGTATTTGAAAACGAAAAAGTATTCTTTAACATTTGATTAG
- a CDS encoding HAMP domain-containing sensor histidine kinase, whose product MKIKYWLLVTYLLVMLIPLGALYGLYVSINAYYQDKNVEEYFKTWSQVTELKELLDDPTLYSSRQGFSEIEALTSNQLMITLYSPNGKVYYSSNPLGSYSNFEAKSTLYKNLYELKQNYETFVYKEPVYEDTAIKGVYKITLARTEWTEEINSKTALVVGSLIVILLLLYGAVVYFLNRRLNRPAKQLIEQMRLFAKGESTTILAIRKDELGELMASFQMMQQEIVATRDKLDSEQRQKEFMIASLSHDLKTPLTSIQAYSESLLAGKLSEQDQQEYLQIIYGKSDYMKQLLDDLMMFTLLQSKSYEMELVEVDGAEFFEMLLGDYEQISVDMGFNATTSIQLQNDYLVNPKQLMRVVDNLVSNAWTYTNPGGTISIAVFEREHIPQKWEPLNNYFTNKGLYLVIENSGATLSKEQCQKMFEPLHQLDESRSNIGQRGAGLGLSISKQIIEKHNGEIQAISHKNQTAIILWLPTKEPEL is encoded by the coding sequence ATGAAAATTAAATATTGGCTACTTGTCACATATTTACTAGTGATGCTCATCCCGCTTGGCGCACTTTACGGATTATACGTGTCTATTAATGCCTATTATCAAGATAAAAACGTAGAGGAATATTTTAAGACCTGGTCGCAGGTGACAGAGTTAAAGGAGTTATTAGATGACCCAACCCTTTATTCAAGTAGGCAGGGTTTTAGTGAAATTGAAGCATTAACGTCAAATCAATTAATGATTACACTTTATAGTCCGAACGGAAAAGTCTATTATTCATCAAATCCACTAGGTTCCTATAGCAACTTTGAGGCGAAAAGTACGTTGTATAAAAATTTGTATGAGTTGAAACAAAACTATGAGACCTTTGTTTATAAAGAACCTGTTTATGAAGATACGGCAATCAAAGGAGTATATAAAATTACACTTGCTCGTACCGAATGGACGGAAGAGATCAATTCCAAAACTGCACTAGTTGTCGGTAGTTTAATTGTTATCTTACTTCTATTGTATGGCGCAGTTGTGTACTTTTTAAATCGCCGTTTAAACCGACCAGCAAAGCAGTTAATTGAACAAATGCGGCTTTTCGCAAAAGGGGAGTCGACGACAATACTAGCTATTCGAAAGGATGAGCTTGGCGAGTTAATGGCAAGCTTCCAAATGATGCAGCAGGAAATTGTTGCAACGCGTGATAAGTTAGATAGCGAACAGCGTCAAAAGGAGTTTATGATTGCAAGTCTTTCGCATGACTTAAAAACACCATTAACATCAATTCAAGCCTATAGCGAAAGCTTACTTGCAGGGAAGTTAAGTGAACAGGATCAGCAGGAGTATTTACAAATTATATATGGTAAGTCAGATTACATGAAGCAGCTACTAGACGATTTGATGATGTTTACACTACTCCAATCAAAATCATATGAAATGGAACTTGTAGAAGTCGATGGCGCTGAATTTTTCGAGATGTTGCTAGGGGATTATGAACAAATCAGTGTTGACATGGGTTTTAATGCGACAACATCCATTCAGCTTCAGAACGACTATCTGGTTAATCCAAAGCAGTTGATGCGCGTAGTCGATAATCTTGTTTCTAATGCATGGACGTACACGAATCCAGGCGGTACCATTTCAATCGCTGTGTTTGAACGTGAGCACATTCCACAAAAATGGGAGCCATTGAACAACTATTTTACGAATAAGGGTTTATATCTCGTAATCGAAAATAGCGGGGCTACCCTTTCTAAAGAGCAGTGTCAAAAAATGTTCGAGCCACTGCATCAGTTAGATGAATCGCGTAGTAACATAGGTCAGCGTGGGGCAGGGCTAGGTTTAAGCATTTCCAAACAAATAATTGAAAAGCATAACGGTGAAATTCAAGCGATTTCACATAAAAATCAAACGGCCATTATCTTATGGCTACCAACAAAGGAGCCGGAACTATGA
- a CDS encoding NCS2 family permease, protein MKKYFEFDKLGTNYRREILGGLTTFLSMAYILAVNPGMLSETGMDYNAVFVATALAAAVGSLFMGIIARYPIALAPGMGLNAFFAFSVVLGMGMAWETALTGVLFSGIIFIILSLTGLRETVINAIPAQLKYAVGAGIGLFITFVGFQSVGIIVADPATLVKLGDVTSGNTLLAVFGTVVTAILLAKKVNGGIFYGMVVTAIVGMIVGLVNLPTGIVAAIPDVSPTFGAAFDAFSDFDLILNMDFLIVVLTFLFVDFFDTAGTLMAVAGQAGLVKDNKLPRAGRALLADALATVTGAIFGTSTTTSYVESTAGVAAGARTGLASVVTGLLFLLALFFTPLLAVVTSAVTAPALIIVGALMVSSLRLIEWDKIEIAIPAFLVVLCMPLGYSIATGIAVGFIFYPITMIVAGRSKEIHPIMYGLFAIFLAYFIFL, encoded by the coding sequence ATGAAAAAGTATTTCGAGTTCGATAAACTTGGTACGAATTACCGCCGCGAAATTTTAGGTGGTTTAACAACATTCCTTTCAATGGCCTATATTTTAGCTGTTAACCCAGGGATGCTTTCAGAAACAGGTATGGATTATAATGCAGTATTTGTAGCAACTGCTTTAGCTGCTGCTGTCGGTTCTTTATTTATGGGGATTATTGCAAGATACCCAATCGCATTAGCGCCAGGTATGGGTCTGAATGCATTCTTCGCCTTCTCAGTTGTTTTAGGAATGGGCATGGCATGGGAAACAGCATTAACAGGTGTTTTATTCTCAGGTATAATCTTTATTATTCTATCTTTAACAGGTTTACGTGAAACGGTTATTAACGCGATTCCAGCACAGCTTAAATATGCAGTAGGTGCGGGTATTGGTTTATTCATTACATTTGTAGGTTTCCAATCAGTAGGCATTATCGTAGCAGATCCAGCGACATTAGTTAAATTAGGTGATGTAACATCAGGGAACACCTTACTAGCAGTGTTCGGTACAGTCGTAACAGCGATTTTATTAGCGAAAAAAGTAAATGGCGGTATTTTCTACGGAATGGTCGTTACAGCAATAGTAGGTATGATTGTCGGTTTAGTAAACTTACCAACTGGTATCGTAGCGGCAATTCCAGATGTATCACCAACATTTGGTGCAGCATTTGATGCATTCTCAGACTTTGATTTAATCCTGAACATGGATTTCTTAATTGTCGTATTAACATTCTTATTCGTTGACTTCTTCGATACAGCAGGTACGTTAATGGCGGTTGCAGGTCAAGCAGGTTTAGTAAAAGATAACAAGTTACCACGTGCTGGTCGTGCATTATTAGCTGATGCATTAGCAACGGTAACTGGTGCAATCTTCGGTACTTCTACTACGACATCTTATGTAGAGTCAACAGCCGGTGTAGCAGCAGGTGCTCGTACTGGTTTAGCCTCTGTCGTAACAGGTCTATTATTCTTATTAGCTCTATTCTTTACACCATTATTAGCAGTTGTTACTTCAGCGGTAACAGCTCCAGCATTAATTATCGTTGGTGCATTAATGGTTTCATCATTACGCTTAATCGAGTGGGATAAAATCGAAATCGCCATTCCAGCATTCTTAGTTGTATTATGTATGCCATTAGGTTACTCAATCGCAACAGGTATCGCAGTAGGTTTCATTTTCTACCCAATCACAATGATCGTAGCAGGACGTAGTAAAGAAATTCATCCGATTATGTATGGACTATTCGCGATCTTCCTAGCGTATTTCATCTTCTTATAG
- a CDS encoding response regulator transcription factor, with product MEQILLVEDDREIARIIKDTLTKEGYFVTWATTGIEGLEDFSAGNYSLVLVDWMMPEMDGLTMIEQIRLQSDVPIIMISAKSEDADKVEGLQDADDYLAKPFSLEELKARVRSQLRRWWRYNKVTVEQSLLKFAHGLTVDLEKELIYVDDEKVNLTHKEFALLKLFIQHPFNVFKKDELYTHVWQQVELDQTHTVTVHIKALREKLKDPVKTPHFIETVWGKGYRFIGEAL from the coding sequence GTGGAGCAAATTCTTTTAGTAGAAGATGATCGTGAAATTGCACGCATTATTAAGGATACGTTAACGAAGGAAGGTTATTTTGTAACGTGGGCGACAACGGGCATTGAAGGATTAGAAGATTTTTCTGCCGGCAACTATTCATTAGTGCTTGTCGATTGGATGATGCCTGAAATGGATGGGCTAACTATGATTGAACAAATCCGCCTACAAAGTGACGTGCCCATTATTATGATTAGTGCGAAAAGCGAGGATGCGGATAAAGTCGAGGGCCTACAAGATGCCGATGATTATTTAGCAAAGCCATTTTCATTAGAAGAGTTAAAAGCCCGCGTTCGATCTCAACTCAGACGTTGGTGGCGTTATAACAAAGTAACTGTTGAGCAGAGCTTATTAAAATTTGCACATGGATTAACCGTTGATTTAGAGAAAGAGTTAATTTATGTGGATGACGAAAAAGTGAATTTAACGCACAAGGAATTCGCACTGTTAAAACTATTTATACAGCATCCGTTCAATGTGTTTAAAAAAGATGAATTATACACCCATGTTTGGCAGCAAGTTGAGCTGGATCAAACACATACGGTGACGGTACACATTAAGGCACTACGTGAAAAATTAAAGGACCCTGTGAAGACACCCCACTTTATTGAAACGGTTTGGGGGAAGGGCTACCGTTTCATTGGTGAGGCGTTATGA
- a CDS encoding GNAT family N-acetyltransferase: MYQIIEATEKDYLEVNRLVRQGHEDHVAGDASVFKQVNCVMPKEYYMELLEQENSKVFIVKAERIIGFAVITIECASKFASLIQRKFAYIHDFGVDRSVKRQGIGSLLFEACVNWAKEQNVESVELNVWEFNEEAIAFYEKYNMKTISRKMRLEF, from the coding sequence ATGTATCAGATTATAGAAGCAACAGAAAAAGATTATCTAGAAGTAAACCGTTTAGTGAGGCAAGGCCATGAAGATCATGTGGCGGGAGATGCATCGGTTTTTAAGCAAGTGAATTGTGTAATGCCAAAAGAATATTATATGGAACTGCTTGAACAAGAGAACAGTAAAGTTTTTATCGTAAAGGCTGAGCGAATTATAGGGTTTGCAGTCATTACAATTGAATGTGCCTCCAAATTTGCCTCGTTAATTCAGCGGAAATTTGCATACATACATGATTTTGGTGTCGATCGTTCAGTGAAGCGCCAAGGAATCGGCTCATTATTATTTGAAGCATGTGTTAACTGGGCGAAAGAACAAAATGTAGAGTCTGTTGAATTAAATGTATGGGAATTCAATGAAGAAGCCATTGCTTTTTATGAAAAGTACAACATGAAAACCATTAGCAGAAAGATGAGATTGGAATTTTAA